The following are encoded in a window of Mycobacterium vicinigordonae genomic DNA:
- the ispH gene encoding 4-hydroxy-3-methylbut-2-enyl diphosphate reductase — translation MTIADSPPQLQSQLSTTTVLLASPRSFCAGVQRAIETVERVLDRATGPVYVRKQIVHNRTVVAELSSRGAIFVDELDEIPDPPALGTVVVFSAHGVSPAVHAAAKQRGLEVVDATCPLVTKVHVEATRFAGRGDTVLLIGHAGHEETEGTLGVAPESTLLVQNVDDVASLDLPGDAQVSYLTQTTLALDETSDVIAALRRRFSRLSEPPSEDICYATTNRQRAVDAIVGQCDVLLVIGSQNSSNSQRLVELARRRDTPAYLIDGPSDIDPRWLDAVAVIGVTAGASAPPQLVEQVVDALRQRGPIDVVEDPVTTESVRFNLPRKVRAL, via the coding sequence GTGACTATTGCCGATTCCCCGCCGCAGCTGCAGTCGCAGTTATCCACTACCACAGTACTTTTAGCGTCGCCACGCTCATTCTGCGCGGGTGTGCAACGGGCCATCGAAACGGTTGAGCGGGTGCTCGATCGTGCCACGGGGCCGGTGTACGTGCGCAAGCAGATTGTGCACAACCGCACAGTAGTCGCCGAATTGAGCTCCCGTGGAGCAATTTTCGTCGACGAACTGGACGAGATCCCCGATCCACCCGCCCTGGGTACCGTCGTGGTCTTCTCCGCTCATGGCGTGTCCCCGGCAGTGCACGCGGCAGCCAAGCAACGCGGACTGGAAGTCGTTGATGCCACCTGTCCGCTGGTCACGAAGGTTCATGTGGAAGCCACGCGGTTTGCCGGGCGGGGCGACACGGTGCTGTTGATCGGACACGCTGGACATGAAGAGACGGAAGGCACGCTGGGGGTTGCTCCCGAGTCAACCCTATTGGTACAGAACGTAGATGACGTAGCCAGCCTGGATCTCCCCGGAGACGCCCAAGTGTCGTACCTGACTCAAACGACGCTAGCGTTGGATGAAACCTCCGACGTCATAGCTGCGCTGCGTCGGCGGTTCTCCAGGCTTAGCGAACCGCCGTCAGAAGACATCTGTTACGCGACGACCAATCGCCAGCGCGCGGTCGACGCAATCGTCGGGCAATGCGATGTCCTGCTGGTGATCGGGTCACAAAACTCGTCGAACTCGCAGCGGTTGGTCGAGTTGGCCCGACGGCGCGATACTCCGGCCTACCTAATCGACGGGCCAAGCGATATCGACCCGAGGTGGCTGGATGCAGTGGCAGTGATCGGCGTCACTGCTGGCGCTTCGGCGCCACCGCAGCTGGTTGAGCAGGTGGTCGACGCACTGCGGCAGCGCGGGCCGATTGATGTGGTCGAAGACCCGGTGACGACGGAATCCGTGCGGTTCAACCTGCCGCGAAAGGTGCGCGCGCTGTGA
- a CDS encoding 1-deoxy-D-xylulose-5-phosphate synthase has translation MRADQPDLLSFIRGPQDVQALSDDQLPLLAAQIRRRMIDTVTSTGGHLGAGLGTVELTIALHRVFCSPRDIVVFDTGHQTYPHKLLTGRINQFDTLRQPAGLSGYPSRSESDHDWVENSHASVSLAWVDGIARALSLQGRHDRHVVAVIGDGALTGGVAWEGLNNLGGTDRPAIIVLNDNGRSYDPTIGAVAAHLEELRRGASTVPNLFEVLGFSYIGPVDGHHIESICVALRQAAALNQPVVVHAVTAKGRGYPPAEADEDDRMHACGVVDVATGRPTKKSPPTWTDIFEQELVRIADERPEVVGMTAAMRLPAGLGALSRKYPERVFDSGIAEQHLLACAAGLASAGAHPVVTLYSTFLNRAFDQLMFDVGLHRLPVTLVLDRAGITGPDGASHHGMWDLALLATVPGMRVACPRDELRLRQQLSAAVGLTSPNAVRYPKGLPDKDIPAIDHIAGVDVLYLSGTSRRDVLLIAVGAMARPCLDAAQCLSAAGAGVTVVDPGWVWPPNPVLIELASQHRITVTVEDGVAEAGIGTRMRHQIKQLSPQAHIYSLGLPTDYIAHAARNQILDEFGMSGTVIGAKCRSLLEAASTVPTVDRCAYQRDLVMGVPPETR, from the coding sequence ATGCGGGCCGATCAGCCCGACCTACTGTCATTCATCCGGGGTCCGCAGGATGTCCAAGCTCTGTCTGATGACCAATTGCCGTTGTTGGCTGCGCAGATACGCCGGCGCATGATTGACACGGTTACGAGCACCGGGGGTCACCTCGGCGCGGGGCTAGGTACTGTCGAACTAACCATCGCGCTGCACCGCGTGTTTTGCTCCCCGCGCGACATTGTTGTGTTCGATACCGGACATCAAACGTACCCGCACAAACTACTGACCGGCCGCATCAATCAGTTCGACACCCTGCGCCAACCCGCCGGGTTGTCGGGATATCCAAGTCGCAGCGAATCAGACCATGACTGGGTCGAAAACTCACATGCATCAGTAAGTTTGGCATGGGTCGACGGTATCGCCAGAGCACTGAGCCTGCAGGGTCGGCATGATCGCCATGTCGTAGCTGTCATTGGCGATGGGGCCCTTACCGGCGGAGTCGCGTGGGAGGGTCTGAACAATCTGGGCGGCACCGACCGCCCGGCGATCATTGTGCTCAACGACAACGGACGGTCCTATGATCCCACGATCGGCGCTGTCGCCGCGCACCTCGAGGAACTCCGCCGCGGTGCTAGCACAGTTCCAAATCTGTTCGAAGTCTTAGGGTTTTCGTATATCGGCCCGGTAGACGGTCACCACATCGAATCGATTTGCGTGGCGCTACGGCAAGCGGCCGCACTGAACCAGCCGGTCGTCGTCCACGCGGTCACCGCCAAAGGGCGCGGGTATCCACCGGCCGAAGCGGATGAAGACGACCGCATGCATGCCTGCGGTGTAGTCGATGTAGCGACCGGCCGGCCCACCAAGAAGAGCCCACCGACCTGGACTGACATATTCGAGCAAGAGCTCGTGCGCATCGCGGACGAACGGCCAGAGGTCGTCGGAATGACAGCCGCCATGCGCCTGCCCGCCGGCCTTGGAGCGCTATCACGCAAGTACCCCGAGCGAGTATTCGACTCGGGCATTGCCGAACAACACCTACTGGCCTGTGCCGCAGGCCTGGCAAGTGCGGGGGCACATCCTGTGGTGACGCTCTATTCGACCTTCCTGAATCGAGCCTTCGACCAGTTGATGTTCGATGTCGGACTGCATCGCCTGCCCGTCACGCTAGTCCTTGACAGAGCCGGTATTACCGGCCCGGACGGAGCAAGCCATCACGGAATGTGGGATTTGGCGCTGCTGGCCACGGTGCCTGGAATGCGCGTCGCCTGCCCACGTGACGAGCTGAGACTGCGCCAACAGCTCTCCGCAGCAGTTGGACTGACGTCACCAAATGCTGTGCGCTATCCGAAAGGATTACCCGACAAGGATATTCCAGCAATCGACCACATCGCTGGGGTCGATGTCCTTTACCTCAGCGGGACATCCCGTCGTGACGTGCTGCTGATCGCGGTAGGTGCGATGGCGCGACCATGCCTCGACGCCGCGCAGTGCCTCAGTGCGGCGGGCGCCGGTGTGACCGTCGTCGACCCAGGTTGGGTCTGGCCACCCAACCCCGTCCTGATCGAGTTGGCCAGCCAGCATCGGATCACCGTCACAGTCGAGGATGGAGTCGCCGAAGCGGGGATCGGCACCCGAATGCGCCACCAAATCAAGCAGCTGAGTCCCCAAGCACATATCTACAGCCTGGGCTTGCCGACGGACTACATCGCACACGCCGCCCGCAACCAGATCCTCGACGAGTTCGGCATGTCCGGAACCGTAATCGGTGCAAAGTGCCGGTCATTGCTCGAAGCGGCCAGCACAGTTCCGACGGTCGATCGGTGCGCCTATCAGCGTGATCTAGTCATGGGCGTCCCACCGGAGACACGATGA
- the ispG gene encoding flavodoxin-dependent (E)-4-hydroxy-3-methylbut-2-enyl-diphosphate synthase, with protein sequence MTVALGIPAPPVPTLAPRRPTRQLMVGNQGIGSDYPVAVQSMTTTKTHCVNSTLQQIAELTAAGCDIVRVACPRQEDADALPQIAKRSPIPVIADIHFQPKYIFAAIAAGCAAVRVNPGNIKEFDGRVGEVAKAAGDAGIPIRIGVNAGSLDRRFIQRYGKATPEALVDSALWEASLFEEHGFGDIKISVKHHDPVIMVAAYQLLAAQCDYPLHLGVTEAGPAFQGTIKSAVAFGALLSGGIGDTIRVSLSAPPVEEVKVGNQILESLNLRPRSLEIVSCPACGRAQVDVYRLANEVSAGLDGLGIPLRVAVMGCVVNGPGEAREADLGVASGNGKGQIFVKGEVIKTVPESQIVETLIAEALRIAEEQGYVIPSADVSVQGVPIPAAVIRDEAV encoded by the coding sequence ATGACTGTCGCGCTCGGTATCCCCGCACCGCCAGTTCCGACGTTGGCCCCGCGACGTCCGACCCGCCAACTGATGGTCGGCAACCAGGGCATCGGAAGCGATTATCCCGTTGCGGTGCAATCGATGACGACGACAAAGACCCATTGTGTGAACTCGACCCTGCAACAGATCGCCGAGCTGACAGCAGCGGGCTGCGACATCGTGCGAGTGGCGTGCCCACGTCAAGAGGACGCCGACGCGCTACCTCAGATCGCCAAGCGAAGTCCTATCCCGGTAATCGCGGATATCCATTTCCAACCCAAGTACATCTTCGCCGCGATTGCCGCTGGGTGTGCCGCTGTCCGGGTAAACCCAGGCAACATAAAAGAATTCGACGGCCGGGTGGGAGAGGTGGCCAAGGCTGCGGGTGACGCCGGCATCCCGATCCGCATCGGAGTCAATGCCGGCTCATTGGACCGGCGGTTCATCCAGAGGTACGGCAAGGCCACCCCAGAGGCGCTAGTGGACAGCGCACTCTGGGAGGCATCCCTGTTTGAAGAACACGGTTTTGGAGATATCAAGATCAGCGTGAAACACCATGATCCAGTCATCATGGTGGCCGCGTACCAGCTACTGGCCGCACAGTGTGACTATCCGCTTCACCTCGGTGTCACCGAAGCCGGTCCCGCATTCCAGGGCACCATCAAGTCAGCAGTCGCTTTCGGCGCCTTGCTATCCGGGGGCATCGGCGACACCATCCGGGTGTCGCTGTCGGCGCCGCCAGTCGAAGAGGTCAAGGTTGGCAATCAAATCCTCGAATCACTCAACTTGCGGCCGCGATCGCTGGAGATCGTGTCGTGTCCGGCCTGTGGACGTGCGCAGGTCGACGTGTACAGATTGGCCAATGAAGTCAGCGCTGGCCTTGACGGGCTTGGGATTCCGCTGCGGGTTGCAGTGATGGGTTGCGTAGTTAACGGTCCTGGCGAGGCACGTGAGGCGGACCTGGGTGTGGCCTCCGGAAACGGCAAAGGACAGATCTTTGTCAAGGGTGAGGTGATTAAAACCGTACCCGAGTCACAGATTGTGGAGACGTTGATTGCGGAGGCTTTGCGAATCGCAGAAGAGCAGGGATATGTCATTCCGTCGGCGGACGTCAGTGTGCAGGGTGTCCCGATCCCCGCTGCGGTAATCAGGGACGAAGCCGTTTGA
- a CDS encoding cytochrome P450 — MDSNERYVSRLAPLTLRVKGMASPQPVYHQKAKDVRAERAEAGVVTLYRRDDVVRINRHPAVLGAGGRGGNFGNDNPLIPLEIDGEDHKKWRQLLDPLFAPKPMARLEGLVRKRAAELVDGFADAGTAELYEDYCVPLPCLTFLEFVGAPAEDIEFFVHFKDGVLHPQGNTRDEIRASQAASGATLVDYFSKFFTQRRAEGVRGDDVLAVLLRSQIDGRPLTDAELLNIIYLLMFAGLDTVTASMSCLLAWLGQHPHECRRLAEDPARIPAAVEELMRHQSPAPSSIRYATADIDLGDGLTIQAGEAIHVSWAAANVDPTAYPDPLRVDFERGRFHHLAFGSGVHRCLGSHLARLELRVALEELLARIPDYAVDTDALVYDNVSVRTVQQLHIAFDTNAGIAASGAGAASNKTGLAASHCRSPTDSVHSRHR, encoded by the coding sequence ATGGACAGCAACGAACGCTACGTTTCTCGGCTGGCGCCGTTGACCCTGAGAGTGAAGGGCATGGCCAGCCCACAGCCCGTGTACCACCAGAAGGCCAAGGATGTGCGGGCCGAACGGGCCGAGGCGGGGGTGGTGACGTTGTACCGGCGCGACGACGTGGTCCGGATCAACCGTCATCCGGCCGTGCTGGGCGCGGGGGGTCGTGGCGGGAACTTCGGCAATGATAATCCCTTAATTCCGTTGGAGATCGACGGCGAGGACCATAAGAAGTGGCGGCAGCTGCTGGACCCGCTCTTTGCGCCCAAGCCGATGGCACGGTTGGAAGGCTTGGTTCGCAAGCGCGCTGCAGAACTGGTAGACGGCTTTGCCGACGCGGGTACCGCCGAGTTGTACGAGGACTACTGCGTGCCACTGCCATGTTTGACGTTTCTGGAATTCGTCGGCGCCCCGGCCGAGGACATTGAATTCTTCGTACATTTCAAAGATGGCGTGTTGCATCCGCAAGGGAACACTCGCGACGAGATTCGGGCCAGCCAGGCCGCCTCGGGAGCCACGCTAGTCGACTACTTCAGCAAGTTCTTTACCCAACGGCGAGCCGAAGGTGTTCGGGGTGACGATGTCCTTGCGGTGTTGCTGCGCTCGCAGATCGACGGTCGACCGCTTACCGATGCCGAACTACTGAACATCATCTACCTGCTGATGTTTGCCGGCCTGGACACCGTTACCGCGTCCATGTCGTGTCTACTAGCGTGGCTGGGCCAACACCCGCACGAGTGCCGCCGGTTGGCCGAAGACCCCGCCCGAATCCCGGCTGCGGTCGAAGAACTAATGCGCCACCAATCACCGGCACCTAGCAGCATCCGTTACGCCACAGCGGATATCGACCTCGGCGACGGCCTAACGATCCAAGCCGGAGAAGCGATCCACGTCAGCTGGGCCGCCGCCAACGTCGACCCGACCGCGTATCCCGATCCCTTGCGGGTGGACTTCGAACGCGGGCGATTCCACCACCTCGCCTTTGGCAGCGGGGTCCACCGCTGCCTTGGTTCGCATCTGGCTCGGCTCGAATTGCGAGTCGCGCTCGAGGAGCTCTTGGCTCGCATCCCCGATTACGCAGTGGATACGGATGCGCTGGTCTACGACAACGTGTCTGTGCGCACCGTGCAACAACTGCACATCGCCTTCGACACCAACGCCGGGATCGCCGCATCCGGAGCCGGGGCTGCGTCGAACAAGACGGGGCTTGCCGCCAGCCACTGCCGAAGTCCAACAGATTCAGTCCATAGTCGTCATAGGTAG
- a CDS encoding ABC1 kinase family protein produces MLGRDLLPQGRLRRTMPLAGFTARAASGRLVAGLREKAGKAGAVAQFHEQTAISYAELLGHSKGVLMKAGQIFSMVDAGSVGNGQLLPYQKALTRLQADAPPMDARLAREVLLDDLGRPVESAFAEFDDEPMAAASIGQVHRAVLLDGRQVVVKIQYPGVASAIREDLANTELLTTFFRVLTSASGIGMYRDLREWTQEITARIGEETDYRREAANITAFNRLYRDHPFIRIPEVIDKLSGERVLTMTHLEGLDWAAAQAADQDLKNTWAEVILRFVMSSYRHANLFHADPHPGNYRFGLDGTVGFVDFGCVKMLDERLRRNGVALLRAGIEGRKRELRDQMVKIGFFAHDSTITSEEAYEWYADIIYEVIAPQPVTYTPETTSRAIRALIDVRSKEHVLRRMSVPGDLLFTTRINLSVNAICAALQATVDAKSMVDEMDGVRAPLTPMGQQHDIWVRQRGLPYGLDPR; encoded by the coding sequence ATGCTTGGCCGGGACCTATTACCCCAGGGGCGACTTCGTCGCACTATGCCGCTGGCCGGATTCACCGCGCGCGCAGCTAGCGGGCGCCTGGTTGCCGGATTGCGGGAGAAGGCTGGCAAGGCGGGCGCGGTTGCCCAGTTTCACGAGCAGACCGCGATTTCCTACGCGGAGCTGCTGGGTCACTCCAAGGGCGTGCTGATGAAGGCCGGGCAGATCTTCTCCATGGTCGACGCCGGCTCGGTTGGCAATGGGCAGCTGCTGCCCTACCAGAAGGCACTGACTCGGCTACAGGCCGACGCACCACCCATGGACGCGAGGCTGGCCAGGGAGGTGCTGCTCGACGATCTCGGCCGTCCAGTGGAGTCGGCCTTCGCCGAGTTCGACGACGAGCCCATGGCCGCAGCTTCGATCGGCCAGGTCCACCGTGCGGTGCTACTTGACGGCCGGCAGGTTGTGGTCAAAATTCAATATCCCGGCGTCGCTTCTGCGATCCGCGAGGATTTGGCCAACACCGAATTGTTGACTACGTTTTTTCGAGTCCTGACCTCGGCGTCGGGCATCGGTATGTATCGCGATCTGCGCGAGTGGACCCAGGAGATCACCGCACGTATCGGCGAGGAAACCGACTATCGACGCGAAGCCGCCAACATCACCGCGTTCAACCGGCTCTACCGCGATCATCCCTTCATCCGGATACCCGAGGTGATCGACAAGCTATCCGGTGAGCGGGTGCTGACGATGACGCATCTGGAGGGCCTGGACTGGGCTGCCGCCCAGGCCGCCGACCAGGATCTCAAGAACACCTGGGCAGAGGTCATTCTGCGCTTCGTGATGAGCTCCTACCGGCACGCGAATCTGTTCCACGCCGATCCGCATCCCGGCAACTATCGCTTCGGCCTCGACGGTACGGTGGGATTTGTTGACTTCGGCTGCGTCAAGATGTTGGACGAACGGCTGCGCCGAAACGGCGTTGCATTGCTGCGCGCAGGGATAGAGGGACGCAAGCGCGAGCTGCGTGACCAGATGGTGAAAATTGGTTTCTTTGCCCATGATTCGACGATCACCAGCGAAGAGGCCTACGAGTGGTACGCCGACATCATCTACGAGGTGATTGCACCACAACCGGTGACATACACGCCAGAGACCACAAGTCGGGCCATCCGTGCTCTGATAGATGTCCGTTCGAAAGAGCACGTTCTCCGTCGTATGTCAGTTCCAGGGGACTTGTTGTTCACGACACGGATCAACCTGAGTGTCAACGCGATATGCGCAGCACTGCAGGCCACAGTCGACGCCAAGTCAATGGTCGACGAGATGGATGGCGTGCGCGCGCCGCTCACCCCCATGGGTCAACAGCACGACATCTGGGTGCGCCAGCGCGGTCTGCCCTACGGATTGGATCCTCGATGA
- a CDS encoding cytochrome P450, translating to MSTAHIHEAPPVVWDPQNPHAYWDQRRQEGDIVWDDTMQAWLVLGYQAARDILSGPGWSSNLLSKPEIYESISPTFDPEMFNRFILFADGVNHIRLRKAVRDVFTRSFIAGMRTGVQAIGSALIGHPEPHTVFDFMTEIALPMPVAIIGEWLRLDTNASRFLNDQAPTIIRMLQSLADPEEVARGTAAFSSIFMDFLPLAADRRTHPGDDLLSLIASDPDLELDDVVITAILIAVASRETTANLLGAAIVRLLTPEPDGARIIDDVDPADPSLVTELFRLDASVQTAARTATQDHAICGVDIAQGQQVVVVIPAVNRDPAVFDEPSRFRWNRSGPAPLTFSHGAHYCLGAALARLEITVALEEISARKPSLAGPPIWGDTQAIRGPQSVPMIFDR from the coding sequence ATGAGTACAGCTCACATTCACGAAGCACCGCCTGTGGTGTGGGACCCGCAGAATCCGCACGCATATTGGGATCAACGCCGCCAGGAGGGCGATATTGTTTGGGACGACACCATGCAAGCCTGGCTGGTCCTGGGCTATCAGGCTGCTCGCGACATCCTCTCGGGACCCGGATGGAGCAGCAATCTGCTCTCCAAACCCGAAATATACGAATCGATTTCACCCACATTCGATCCCGAGATGTTCAACCGGTTCATCCTGTTCGCCGACGGGGTAAACCACATCCGCCTGCGCAAAGCGGTACGCGACGTGTTCACTCGGTCCTTCATCGCGGGAATGCGTACCGGAGTGCAAGCCATCGGCTCCGCGCTCATCGGTCATCCTGAACCTCACACGGTGTTCGACTTTATGACCGAAATCGCGTTGCCTATGCCGGTCGCCATCATCGGGGAATGGTTGCGTTTGGACACCAACGCCTCGCGGTTCCTCAATGACCAAGCCCCGACCATCATTCGGATGCTGCAATCCCTTGCTGATCCCGAGGAGGTTGCCAGGGGCACCGCCGCCTTCTCGTCCATCTTCATGGACTTCCTTCCGTTGGCCGCCGATCGGCGGACCCACCCGGGCGATGACCTGCTCAGCCTTATCGCGTCCGACCCCGACCTTGAGCTCGATGACGTCGTGATCACCGCAATCCTCATTGCCGTCGCAAGCCGCGAAACCACCGCGAATCTGCTTGGCGCCGCGATCGTTCGGCTGCTCACACCCGAACCCGACGGCGCCCGCATCATCGATGATGTCGACCCAGCCGATCCGTCCCTGGTCACCGAACTCTTCCGGCTTGATGCATCGGTGCAGACCGCGGCGCGCACGGCCACCCAAGACCACGCCATCTGCGGTGTAGACATCGCGCAGGGCCAGCAAGTTGTTGTGGTAATTCCAGCAGTCAACCGCGACCCAGCTGTATTCGATGAACCGAGCCGATTCCGGTGGAACCGTTCCGGGCCCGCACCACTGACATTTAGCCATGGTGCCCATTACTGCCTTGGTGCCGCCCTGGCTCGACTAGAGATCACCGTCGCCCTAGAGGAAATTTCCGCCCGCAAACCATCGTTGGCCGGGCCCCCGATTTGGGGTGATACCCAGGCGATCCGTGGGCCGCAAAGCGTCCCGATGATCTTCGACCGCTAG
- a CDS encoding carboxymuconolactone decarboxylase family protein, which yields MLPGLLPDGEASIRDGQFAEELPELVVDHVYAALWARPGLDRRSRSLVTLGALIALRASELESHFPIALRNGITIEELEEVVYHTAGYVGYPAAFSAREVARKVLRSQATQPSSTG from the coding sequence ATGCTACCCGGACTGCTGCCCGACGGCGAAGCCTCCATACGCGACGGCCAATTCGCGGAGGAGCTACCGGAACTGGTAGTCGACCACGTCTATGCCGCGCTCTGGGCCCGCCCGGGGCTCGACCGCCGCTCACGCAGCCTTGTCACGCTGGGTGCGCTCATTGCGTTGCGCGCCAGCGAACTCGAATCTCATTTTCCGATAGCCCTGCGCAACGGCATTACCATTGAAGAGCTCGAAGAGGTGGTGTATCACACCGCCGGCTATGTCGGGTATCCCGCGGCCTTCAGTGCGCGGGAAGTTGCCCGCAAGGTGCTGAGATCACAAGCCACGCAACCGAGCTCGACGGGCTGA
- a CDS encoding mycofactocin-coupled SDR family oxidoreductase, whose product MTNKVALITGAARGQGRSHAVALANEGADIIAIDIAADVESIPYPLGTKDDLEETAQLVRDTGRRVAAHVADVRQFADLQACVQSSIAELGDIGVVVANAGVVAPGKTDPQDHQLYRDIVEINLFGAWNTIAATVPSMIRKGQGGSIILISSTQGLVGRGGDGSAAAFAYAASKHGIVGLMRSAANAHAQHNIRVNTVHPTGVATPMVINDHAAQFFRGTPTAAKVATNLLPVPLIQPEDVTNAVVWLASDKARYVTGVALPVDAGFTAM is encoded by the coding sequence ATGACAAACAAAGTAGCGTTGATTACCGGCGCCGCTCGTGGGCAGGGCCGAAGCCATGCTGTAGCGCTGGCGAACGAGGGCGCTGACATCATCGCCATCGATATCGCCGCAGACGTCGAATCGATTCCGTATCCGTTGGGAACCAAGGACGATCTTGAGGAGACCGCACAACTCGTCCGTGACACCGGGCGCCGGGTCGCCGCTCATGTCGCCGATGTGCGCCAGTTCGCCGACCTGCAGGCCTGTGTGCAGTCGAGCATCGCCGAACTCGGTGACATCGGCGTTGTGGTCGCCAACGCTGGTGTGGTGGCCCCCGGGAAAACTGACCCACAAGACCACCAGCTGTACCGCGACATCGTCGAAATCAACCTGTTCGGCGCATGGAACACCATCGCTGCGACCGTGCCCTCGATGATTCGCAAAGGCCAAGGCGGCTCGATCATACTGATCAGCTCGACCCAGGGACTGGTGGGTCGCGGCGGTGACGGCTCCGCGGCGGCCTTCGCCTATGCAGCATCCAAGCATGGCATCGTGGGGCTGATGAGATCCGCTGCGAATGCCCACGCGCAGCACAACATCCGGGTCAACACCGTGCATCCCACCGGCGTGGCCACCCCCATGGTCATCAACGACCACGCCGCCCAGTTCTTCCGGGGGACCCCGACAGCGGCAAAGGTTGCAACCAATTTGCTACCCGTTCCACTCATCCAACCCGAGGATGTGACCAATGCGGTGGTATGGCTAGCCAGCGACAAAGCACGGTATGTCACCGGCGTTGCGTTGCCAGTGGACGCCGGATTCACCGCAATGTGA
- a CDS encoding cytochrome P450 has product MKGDIMVELGLPSFIGERANETYTFFRYDDIMAILRDNETFSSSVWEVSQGPLIGRSILALDGSEHRQWRGYLASVFSGKLLNTWDDNSFRPLAAKYVTDVAPARRADLIELALEYPLRATYEMLGLPDHKGAYEEFQIDALTILLATWSTPGQMQAEQFQLRFEKAIEASTREWARLLPVVQRTRAAGAAGNDLISSLIRAEYEGGVLDDEQITSFLRALLLAATDNTTRQFLNTLTLLLEHPDELERVRQDRNRLQLALVEGERLQPPALFLPRITTRDVVVRGTKLAAGTPVILAIGSANRDPEAYPPDPDEFRVGREGPHHATFGFGAHICSGINTTRREIATLINAILDNLPNLRCDPDAPPPLITGIHFRGPSTLRVVWD; this is encoded by the coding sequence ATGAAGGGCGACATCATGGTGGAACTTGGCCTGCCGTCGTTTATCGGTGAGCGCGCAAACGAGACGTACACATTCTTCCGCTACGACGACATCATGGCCATCCTGCGCGACAACGAGACCTTCTCGAGTAGCGTCTGGGAAGTTTCGCAAGGCCCGCTGATCGGCCGATCGATCCTTGCGTTGGACGGCTCCGAGCACCGTCAGTGGCGCGGTTACCTTGCCTCGGTCTTCAGTGGAAAACTGCTGAATACCTGGGACGACAACAGCTTCCGTCCGCTGGCCGCAAAGTATGTCACCGACGTAGCTCCCGCACGGCGAGCCGACCTCATTGAACTGGCTCTCGAATACCCGTTGCGAGCAACGTATGAAATGCTGGGCCTGCCAGACCATAAAGGCGCTTACGAAGAATTCCAGATTGATGCCCTCACCATCCTGCTGGCTACGTGGTCCACCCCGGGGCAAATGCAAGCAGAGCAATTTCAACTCAGGTTTGAAAAGGCAATCGAGGCCTCAACTCGGGAATGGGCGCGGCTGCTGCCGGTCGTTCAGCGCACACGAGCGGCTGGCGCGGCGGGAAATGACCTCATTAGTTCCCTGATCCGGGCCGAGTATGAAGGTGGTGTGCTCGACGACGAGCAAATCACCTCGTTTCTACGCGCTCTTCTGCTGGCGGCAACCGACAACACCACCCGCCAGTTCCTGAACACGCTAACGCTACTGCTGGAACACCCGGACGAACTGGAACGTGTTCGCCAGGATCGAAATCGCCTGCAGTTAGCGCTCGTCGAGGGCGAACGTCTTCAACCCCCCGCACTGTTCCTACCTCGGATCACCACCCGCGATGTCGTGGTCCGAGGCACCAAGCTCGCTGCCGGAACACCGGTGATCTTGGCCATCGGGTCGGCCAACCGGGACCCGGAAGCCTATCCGCCCGATCCCGACGAGTTCAGAGTCGGCCGCGAGGGACCGCACCATGCGACTTTTGGATTCGGCGCCCACATCTGCTCTGGCATCAACACCACCCGCCGCGAGATCGCCACACTGATCAACGCGATACTAGACAACCTGCCTAATCTGCGCTGCGATCCCGACGCACCGCCGCCGTTGATCACTGGCATTCACTTCCGCGGACCCTCCACCCTCCGTGTCGTCTGGGACTAG